DNA from Rhipicephalus microplus isolate Deutch F79 chromosome 5, USDA_Rmic, whole genome shotgun sequence:
tggttgtggactcccattcgacaacaGGCCGGTCAGGAAAGTCGTTAcaccgctattttggtccctataaAGTACTCCGTCGTCTCAGCAAAGTGCACTACGAAGTTCTTGACGAGAACACGGCTCGTCAACCCCGCCGCTCccaacagccacacgtcgtctATGTTTCGAGAATGAAAccgttttaccaacgctgactatttgTCAAACTCTCTTCAGTAAGCTTACTGCGATTAagaacacccccttgtgtactcGTTATTGCATGCGCTTCCTTTTCACCTCGTAATTATGTTGTGACATCGGGATGATGTCCTTTGGGAAGGACGGTAACGCCACCAGTACAAGTTCTGCAAGTATCTGTCCCCCGCGATGACAAGTTTGTGAGGAGAAGTATCCTCTGAAGGAGAGGTCTGCAAGGGCGTAAGAGCGACTTCTGCACGATAGCAGTCTATGATGCCGCTATGGTTTCAAatgaagtcccaccctagaataaTGTCATGGTAGCATGACGGTAGGACAAAAAACTCGATCATGTAGAGTGCGTCTTGAATTGTAATCCGTGCCGAGCACACAGCTGACGGCGATTTGGAATAGGAGCCAGCAGTACGGAGCATTAGTGCTGACAGCGACGTCGTCAGCTTTTTTAGCTTGTGGCACAGTATCGCCGAGATGACGGAAACGGCGGCTCCTGTGTCAATAGACGCTATGGCAGTGGTTCCTTGGACATCGACGTCAATAACATTTCATGGCGAAACACATGGAGGCCTTGGGTTAGAGTGCACCagagtgttgagtggcgtgaccacgcctcgccgcctgatcccttccgcgttgtCCGCAGTGGCGGTGCTGCAGTCGAATACTACTGAAATAGCCGCGCGCCGCATGAAGGAGCTgttatgcgcttcggctcctccgtcgcgctttcttgatgcagatttgtttgtacctgcccatcattcatgtctagaaCATAATGCCATAGCCAGAAACCAGAAACCAGAAAGTCCTAATAAAAACCAGAAAGTCATaaataaagatgagagagaaagGGAATCTGAACAccctacaccacgaaatgttcTCGAAATTTAACAATACAGAGTATACTAAAATATATAGCACGTCGGCTGGCATCGTCGGCTGGCATCGTCGGCTGGCATCGTCGGCTAgcacgtcggctggcatcggAACGGCGTCATGTCAAACCCATTCCTGTTCTTTGTACAGGTGTTCCTGCCTGTGGTGTCTACGGCGGCCAGCGCATCGACTACGCAGACGAAGATAAATGCCATCACGCTCCCGTATCAGCAGCTTACCCATGACCAAGAACCGCACGTGCTGAATCTTTCTACACCGCATGATGGCGCCTCGACTGCATCGACTATGGCTATAAAAGGACGGCTGCAGCAACACCCgcgcagtgggcacgtcggctggcatcggAACGGCGTCATGTCAAACCCATTCCTGTTCTTTGTACAGGTGTTCCTGCCTGTGGTGTCTACGGCGGCCAGCGCATCGACTACGCAGACGAAGATAAATGCCATCACGCTCCCGTATCAGCAGCTTACCCATGACCAAGAACCGCACGTGCTGAATCTTTCTACACCGCATGATGGCGCCTCGACTGCATCGACTATGGCTATAAAAGGACGGCTGCAGCAACACCCgcgcagtgggcacgtcggctggcatcggAACGGCGTCATGTCAAACCCATTCCTGTTCTTTGTACAGGTTGGTGTCGATTACTCCTCAGTTAAAACAAGCAATCGTTGTTTTATACAGCTGACGTGCCCAAGCTGTCTACATGCTTTTTTTGTGAATACATGGGATCTTGTACGGTCTTTGCTAATGTTGTGCGGAGACGTAGAGCTCAATCCCGGACCTAGTACCGCGGAACTtctcaaacaattacttgatggTCAGAAACTTATACAAGAAAGGCTAAACGCCATTGAATCCAAGCTGCAAAAAGTTGACAAAATCGAAAAAACTGTGCAGTGCCTTGAAAAAAGGCTTGTGGATTTAGAAGACCGAAGCAGACGCAACAACCTTGTGATATTTGGTATTCCGGAAAGCGAGAATGAATCAACCGTTGTCCTAAGCGAGAAGGTCGTTACTGAGCTTTTTAAAGATACTTTGGGAGTAGAAGTACACTCAGTAGAAAGATTACACAGAATGGGGCGTCGCCAACCAAATAAACCTCGCCCTGTGATACTGAAATTGTTCGACCATCGTGAAAAAATAACCGTTCTACAAAACTGTTTTAAGCTAAAAGGAAAGCGCATGTCAGTGTCTGAAGACTTCTCCGCTGCCACTAGGCAAATAAGAAAACAGCTCTGGGATAGCACGGCTGACCTACGCAAATCGGGAAAGAAAGTCAGACTCGTGCACGATAAAATTAGAATTGATGATGAGCTATTTGAATGGGACGACGAACAAATGACTAGAGTATCAGTTTCAAAACGCCGATCTAGGGCAAGGCAAAAAGATGCGTGACCACACAGTCACACAGAAAGTTTTACTTGCCTAAACATTAATGCTCGCAGCATCGTAAATAAAACAACCGATTTGGAAAGCATAGTCATCGCGCACAATCCAGAAATTATAGTAATCACAGAAACATGGCTTAACAGCGACATTGGTGATTACGAAATTACACCCTCGGGTTACTGCATCCTTCGAAACGATAGAGATACGCGTGGTGGCGGAGTTGCGATTATATTCAAGGACTCGCTGGAGTTGTTGAGACTGCCCGACATCATAGGAATCGAATGTGTTGTCGTGAAGGTTATCTTGAAAGAATGTGCATTGATAATTGGCGGTTTCTATAGGCCCCCTAGTTCAGACATATCTTTCTACGAAAGGCTTAATAACTTTTTATTGCCTTATAGAAATCACTCCAGTAATCTAATGCTTGTTGGAGACTTTAACGTTCCCCACGTTGCCTGGGACAATGACTTTCCCTATGCGCTTTCAAATGAGGCTGAACATATTCTTGATCTTGTGTTGTTTCATGATTTAACACAACTTGTTCATGCACCTACTCGAGTCCAAGGTACCAAACAATCAGTCTTGGATCTATTCTTGGTCAACCACAGGGTATTACAGCGAAATCCAACTATCCGAATCTTAGAGGGTATATCGGACCACAAAATTGTATGCCTGGATATGCAATTAAGCTGTATCCACAAGGTGACAAAGCGAGAAACTTTTGTTCCTGTGTTTGCACGTGCAAGTGATGTTGACGTACTTGACGTACTAGACAGCTCTTTCGCACACTTTGTATCCCTCTACGAGTCGGATAAGCACTCGGTTAATCACCTGTGGAACtttttcaaaaaccttgtgacAAAGTGCATTGACGAATTTGTACCACGTAAGCGTAAAATAATACGGAACACTAACCCCTGGATAACCAAAGAGATAGTACGCTTGGGACGAAGActtaaaaaagtaaaacaaaaactgAAACGGCGCAACGAAGCGTCCACAAGCAACTTGGTTTGCGCACTGAGATTGCAGCTTAAAAACTGTATTGCTGACGCTAAAGCTCATTATCAAAACGTGCAactaaaaaagtttatttcttcGTCCCCGGCGAAATTTTGGAGGTATCTGTCACCAAATAAAAAATCGGCACCTACTCTTGTCTTAGACGGCAATGCGGTGACTAACAGCTCAGAAACAGCGCGCATACTCAATGAATACTTCTGTTCAGTTTTCACTGATGATAATGGCACGGAACCTGAATTTCTTTTGTTTGGTGATTTGCCACCGATTGACAATATAGAAATAGATGAAGAGGGCGTATTTTCCCTTCTGCTCAAGTTAGATGATAAGAAATCTAGTGGGATCGACAACATACCTAATGCTTTTCTGGTGCGCTACGCAGAATGGTGTTCTAAGTACCTAAACCTAATCTTTCGGAAATCTCTTTCTCGAGCAGAACTTCCTCATGACTGGCGTTACGCCAAAATAACTCCCATACCAAAAAAGGCAAACCAGTACATACCTTCCGCGTACAGACCAATATCGTTGTTATGCGCATGTGTTAAAGTTCTGGAACACATAATATTCAAGCACCTTTCCGCGTTTATCGAAAGCAACAACATAATAGACAGTCGCCAGCATGGCTTCCGACGCGGCTTATCGACGGTTACGCAGCTACTCGAAATGGTACATGACCTTGCCTCTGGTCTGGACAAACAAAGCcaaattgatatattatttctagACTTTGAGAAAGCGTTTGACCGCGTGTCACACCGTAAGCTTCTAATCAAATTCAAGGCGATTCTGAAAAATGACTCTTTATTAGCCTGGATCGAAGCATACTTGAGCTGCAGGTACCAGTGCGTCACAGTTGGTGGAACCAACTCGCCATCCGCGCCAGTTCAATCCGGCatacctcagggatccgtcctggggcctcttttctttttggtttttataaatgacattgtccGCGATATACCAGTTAAGATaaggcttttcgcagatgactgcgtgctTTATCAAGAAGTGAATGATCCTAGCGACCAGCTTCTTTTAAACGATTCTTTATCTAAAATTCAAGACTGGTGTACGAAATGGCAAATGaacataaaccccaaaaaaactgTTGCGATGACCATAACCCTCAAAAAAGATCCTTTAAAATTCCgatacaacctaggcaatcacTCCTTATCATTCGTTTCGCAATATACGTACCTTGGCCTTGTAATCACATCTGATTTAAGGTGGAACGATCACATAGCTTACATTGAAAAAAAGGCTTTGAGAAAACTAGGTTATTTACGAAGGACGCTAGCTAAAGCAACCCGCGAGACTAAGCTACTCGCATATAAAACGTACGTAATACCATTACTTGAATACGCGTCGCCTGTATGGGACCCCCACACACAAGCTAACATTgataaacttgaatcaatacagcgaaaatCTGTACGGTTCGTGTTTAATGCCTACCGACACGACACATCTCCATCAGCTCTTTTGGAAAGCGCTAAGCTGAAAACTTTGCAATGGAGACGTTACCATGAAAGAATGAAGTTGTTCTACCTCATATATAATGACAAGCTAGCAATTCGGAAAACCAATTACATTAAACCAATTTTGCGCCGCGAAACGCGCTCCTCCCACCCTAAAAGAATTGATGAGCTTCTCTGTCATACTAACATATATAGGTACTCCTTTTTTCCCCGCGCAATCAAcgagtggaacaaattgccaccaGAGGCTCTGGAAAGTGTCGATCTGAAATCATTTCTCCGTGCGTTACCTGCTCCATCTTTCTGATAGCTACACTCCCATTTCCTTTACAGTGCCTTTGTTCTTGTGCCCATTTTAGACAAAATATTTGCCTTACAATTTGCCACGCTTGTAACTAACATGCCCGGATGTACTTTTTGAATTGTTGCTGACTATTCTTgtacttgaactttttttttttttttttttttccacacagcAAAACCTGCTGAGCACTACTTTCGTGCAGTTTTCAGTATAGCCTTGTATGGCACGGCAATTGTGGACTGCATTTCCAGTTTCCTTTCTATGTGAATCAACGCGTTCCTTTTTTTTGTACCACTGTATAAtctgttcaatatttttttttgtacttcctg
Protein-coding regions in this window:
- the LOC142818112 gene encoding uncharacterized protein LOC142818112; translation: MSNPFLFFVQVFLPVVSTAASASTTQTKINAITLPYQQLTHDQEPHVLNLSTPHDGASTASTMAIKGRLQQHPRSGHVGWHRNGVMSNPFLFFVQVFLPVVSTAASASTTQTKINAITLPYQQLTHDQEPHVLNLSTPHDGASTASTMAIKGRLQQHPRSGHVGWHRNGVMSNPFLFFVQQNLLSTTFVQFSV